The proteins below are encoded in one region of Bacillus vallismortis:
- the cls gene encoding cardiolipin synthase has translation MLKRRLEFFFLYMMLIGAYVIWFFPVSRLEFYGGLLCYVSIIFFSIYSLILENRTSQHTLLWIHILIFFPIVGYMFYLFSGQLYVKGKLFKTKRMYNREKLRKLFHMEETPEVTGLKDNQERFFTYSIRAAHMNINTKSDMKVLKNGEETFPDLFKAMRQAESYIHIEYYMFKSDMLGRGMMDIMMEKARQGVEVRFLYDAAGSIKLARRDIMKMKQAGVEIVPFSPLKYGFFNQKLNFRNHRKIVVIDGKIGFVGGLNVGKEYISRDPYIGFWRDTHLRLEGEIVQTLHAIFMLDWEYVSNEVLIDQKEYNTPVPVEGGGIYQIVATGPDAKESMSDLYYEMITSAQKSIWIATPYFVPNESIRTALKAAATKGVEVRVMVPEKNDSFLTQYASRSYFPELLLEGIEVFSYQKGFMHQKVMIVDGDLATVGTANMDMRSFQLNFEVNVFFTDAEAIRTLEGHFEEDMLESEKLSPVGFYKRGVADRTKESFARLFSGVL, from the coding sequence ATGCTAAAAAGGAGACTGGAATTTTTCTTTTTATATATGATGCTCATCGGGGCATATGTCATATGGTTTTTTCCGGTTTCCAGGCTTGAATTTTACGGGGGATTGCTTTGCTATGTCAGCATTATTTTTTTCAGCATCTATTCGTTAATTCTTGAAAATCGCACCTCTCAGCACACGCTGTTATGGATCCACATTCTCATCTTTTTTCCAATCGTCGGCTACATGTTCTATCTGTTTTCCGGACAGCTTTATGTGAAGGGAAAGCTGTTTAAAACAAAACGAATGTACAACAGGGAAAAGCTCAGGAAGCTGTTTCACATGGAGGAAACGCCGGAAGTGACAGGCCTTAAGGACAATCAGGAGAGGTTTTTTACGTATTCCATCAGGGCCGCCCATATGAATATCAATACGAAAAGCGATATGAAAGTGCTGAAAAACGGCGAAGAAACGTTTCCTGATCTTTTCAAAGCGATGAGGCAAGCGGAATCTTATATACATATTGAATACTACATGTTCAAGTCGGACATGCTCGGCCGCGGCATGATGGACATTATGATGGAAAAAGCGCGTCAAGGCGTCGAGGTGCGGTTTTTATATGACGCCGCAGGAAGCATCAAGCTGGCAAGAAGAGATATTATGAAAATGAAACAAGCGGGAGTGGAAATCGTGCCGTTTTCTCCGCTGAAATACGGATTTTTCAACCAGAAACTGAATTTCAGAAATCATCGGAAAATCGTGGTCATCGACGGGAAAATCGGTTTTGTGGGAGGATTAAATGTCGGGAAGGAATATATCAGCAGAGATCCGTATATCGGGTTTTGGAGAGACACTCACTTGCGGCTGGAAGGAGAAATTGTCCAAACGCTTCACGCTATTTTTATGCTGGATTGGGAATACGTCTCCAATGAAGTGTTGATAGATCAAAAGGAGTACAATACGCCGGTTCCCGTGGAGGGAGGGGGCATATATCAAATTGTCGCGACTGGCCCTGATGCGAAAGAAAGCATGAGCGACTTATATTATGAAATGATTACCTCAGCGCAGAAATCAATATGGATCGCCACGCCCTATTTTGTCCCGAATGAGTCCATTCGCACGGCGTTGAAAGCAGCGGCGACAAAAGGCGTAGAGGTAAGGGTCATGGTGCCGGAAAAGAACGACAGCTTTTTGACGCAATACGCGTCAAGATCCTATTTCCCGGAGCTGCTCCTTGAGGGCATTGAAGTGTTCTCTTACCAAAAAGGCTTCATGCATCAAAAAGTCATGATTGTTGATGGCGATCTCGCCACGGTCGGCACTGCGAATATGGACATGCGCAGCTTCCAGCTCAACTTTGAAGTAAACGTGTTTTTTACGGATGCCGAAGCGATCCGCACCCTTGAAGGCCATTTCGAAGAGGATATGCTGGAGAGTGAAAAGCTCAGCCCTGTCGGCTTTTATAAAAGGGGAGTGGCCGACCGGACAAAAGAATCCTTTGCCCGTCTATTTTCAGGTGTTCTGTAA
- a CDS encoding ABC transporter ATP-binding protein, translated as MLRQFFSYYKPYKTLFFLDFFSAIAGGLMELSFPLIVNYFIDTLLPGRDWGLIIATSIGLFAVYALSSALQYIVTYWGHMLGINIETDMRKSLFDHLQKLSFKFYDNNKTGTLMSKLTNDLMYIGEVAHHGPEDLFIAIMTILGAFGVMLFINWQLALLTFIIMPIVIWLALYFNKKMTKAFTTLNKDIGDFSARVENNIGGIRLVQAFGNEAFEKERFDVNNQRFRITKLSSYKIMAKNGSISYMLTRFVTLFVLLCGTWFVIRGSLSYGEFVAFVLLTNVLFRPIDKINAIIEMYPRGIAGFKSYMELMETEPDIQDSPDAKDVSGLKGNIRYEHVSFGYDDQHNVLNDINLSIQAGETVAFVGPSGAGKSTLCSLLPRFYEASGGDITIDGVNIKDMTLSSLRGQIGVVQQDVFLFSGTLRENIAYGRLDASEEDIRQAVKQAHLEELVHHLPDGLDTIIGERGVKLSGGQKQRLSIARMFLKNPSILILDEATSALDTETEAAIQKALQELSEGRTTLVIAHRLATIKDADRIVVVTKNGIEEQGRHHDLIEAGGLYSRLHQAQFGEMSM; from the coding sequence GTGCTGCGGCAATTTTTTTCGTATTATAAACCATATAAAACGTTGTTCTTTCTTGATTTTTTCTCGGCGATCGCGGGAGGCTTAATGGAGTTGAGCTTTCCTTTGATCGTCAATTATTTTATTGATACCTTGCTTCCGGGCAGGGACTGGGGGCTGATTATCGCGACCTCAATCGGTTTATTTGCGGTGTACGCGCTCAGCTCGGCTCTCCAGTATATCGTGACATACTGGGGGCATATGCTCGGGATCAATATTGAAACCGATATGAGAAAGTCGCTTTTTGACCATTTACAAAAGCTCTCGTTCAAATTTTACGACAACAACAAGACGGGAACGCTCATGTCGAAGCTGACGAACGATTTAATGTATATCGGCGAAGTTGCCCATCACGGCCCGGAGGATTTATTCATTGCCATCATGACCATTCTGGGGGCATTCGGGGTGATGCTGTTTATTAATTGGCAGCTGGCATTACTCACGTTTATCATCATGCCGATTGTCATTTGGCTAGCGCTTTATTTCAACAAAAAAATGACCAAAGCATTTACCACGCTGAACAAAGATATCGGAGACTTCAGCGCTCGTGTAGAAAATAATATCGGCGGCATCCGGCTCGTGCAGGCGTTCGGCAATGAAGCGTTTGAAAAAGAACGCTTCGACGTCAACAATCAGCGTTTCCGTATCACAAAGCTTTCCTCATACAAAATCATGGCGAAAAACGGCTCAATCAGCTACATGCTGACTCGGTTTGTCACGCTGTTTGTGCTTTTGTGCGGAACGTGGTTTGTCATTCGCGGCTCCTTATCGTACGGGGAATTCGTGGCCTTTGTGCTCCTGACGAACGTGCTGTTCAGGCCTATTGACAAAATTAACGCCATTATCGAAATGTATCCAAGGGGAATCGCCGGTTTCAAAAGCTATATGGAACTGATGGAGACAGAGCCGGATATTCAGGATTCCCCTGATGCGAAAGACGTTTCCGGCCTGAAGGGCAACATCCGCTATGAACATGTTTCGTTTGGCTATGATGACCAACACAATGTCCTCAATGACATCAACTTATCCATTCAAGCGGGGGAAACGGTTGCGTTCGTCGGTCCGTCAGGCGCGGGGAAATCAACGCTTTGCAGTTTGCTACCGCGCTTTTATGAAGCATCAGGGGGAGACATTACGATCGACGGCGTCAATATTAAAGATATGACGCTGTCTTCGCTGCGGGGGCAGATTGGCGTCGTACAGCAGGACGTTTTCTTGTTCTCGGGCACGCTTAGAGAAAATATCGCCTACGGCCGATTAGACGCATCAGAAGAAGACATTAGGCAGGCAGTGAAGCAAGCGCATCTGGAAGAGCTCGTCCATCACTTGCCGGATGGGCTGGATACCATCATCGGTGAACGCGGCGTGAAGCTTTCCGGCGGACAAAAGCAGCGCTTGTCCATTGCGCGGATGTTCTTGAAAAATCCGTCGATCCTGATTCTCGACGAAGCGACCTCAGCTCTTGATACAGAAACAGAAGCGGCGATCCAAAAGGCGCTTCAAGAATTATCCGAAGGGCGCACAACGCTCGTCATCGCCCACAGGCTGGCGACGATCAAAGACGCGGACAGAATTGTGGTTGTCACAAAGAATGGAATAGAAGAGCAAGGGCGTCATCATGACCTGATTGAAGCCGGCGGTCTTTACAGCAGGCTGCATCAGGCGCAATTCGGAGAAATGTCAATGTAA
- a CDS encoding helix-turn-helix transcriptional regulator codes for MENKIKQARKEKGFSQEHLAKACSVSRQTINAIENNKYDPSLSLAFQLAYCLGITVDQLFQFEQEESKK; via the coding sequence ATGGAAAACAAGATTAAACAGGCAAGAAAGGAAAAAGGATTTTCTCAAGAGCATTTGGCTAAGGCATGCAGTGTTTCCCGGCAAACCATTAATGCTATTGAGAATAATAAATATGATCCAAGTTTATCTCTTGCTTTTCAATTGGCTTATTGTTTAGGGATAACAGTTGATCAATTGTTTCAATTCGAACAGGAGGAGAGTAAGAAATGA
- the uvsE gene encoding UV DNA damage repair endonuclease UvsE codes for MIFRFGFVSNAMSLWEASPAKTLTFARYSKLSKDERKEALLTVTKANLHNTLRTLHYIIGHGIPLYRFSSSIVPLATHPEVMWDFVTPFQKEFREIGELVKTHHLRTSFHPNQFTLFTSPKENVTKNAVTDMAYHYRMLDAMGIAGRSVINIHIGGAYGDKDTAIAQFHQNVKQLPEEIKQRMTLENDDKTYTTEETLQVCEREHVPFVFDFHHFYANPDDHADLNEALPRMIKTWERIGLQPKVHLSSPKSEQAIRSHADYVDANFLLPLLERFRQWGTNIDFMIEAKQKDKALLRLMDELSSIRGVKRIGGGTLQWKS; via the coding sequence ATGATTTTCAGATTCGGGTTCGTTTCAAACGCGATGAGCCTTTGGGAGGCGTCTCCCGCTAAAACACTGACATTCGCGCGTTATTCAAAGCTATCAAAGGATGAAAGAAAAGAAGCGCTGTTAACTGTGACAAAAGCCAATTTGCACAATACACTCAGAACCCTTCACTATATCATCGGCCACGGCATTCCTTTGTACCGTTTTTCCAGCTCGATTGTGCCGCTGGCCACGCATCCCGAAGTCATGTGGGATTTTGTGACGCCTTTTCAAAAGGAGTTTCGGGAGATCGGGGAGCTTGTCAAAACACATCATCTGAGAACAAGCTTCCATCCAAACCAATTCACTCTGTTCACGAGCCCGAAGGAAAACGTCACAAAAAATGCGGTAACCGATATGGCTTACCACTACCGCATGCTTGACGCCATGGGCATTGCCGGGCGCTCTGTCATTAACATTCATATAGGCGGCGCTTACGGAGATAAAGACACCGCCATTGCCCAGTTTCACCAAAATGTAAAGCAGCTTCCGGAGGAGATCAAACAGCGGATGACGCTTGAAAATGATGATAAAACATATACGACGGAAGAAACGCTTCAGGTTTGCGAACGAGAACATGTTCCGTTCGTCTTTGATTTTCATCATTTTTACGCAAATCCAGATGATCACGCAGACCTGAATGAAGCACTGCCCCGGATGATCAAAACGTGGGAGCGGATTGGGCTGCAGCCGAAGGTTCATCTGTCTTCCCCAAAATCGGAGCAGGCCATACGCAGCCATGCCGATTATGTTGACGCCAACTTTTTGCTGCCGCTGTTGGAACGCTTCAGGCAATGGGGGACCAATATTGATTTCATGATTGAAGCAAAGCAGAAAGACAAAGCGCTTCTCCGCCTGATGGATGAATTAAGCTCCATCCGCGGCGTCAAACGCATCGGCGGCGGCACACTGCAATGGAAATCATAA